In the Pleuronectes platessa chromosome 8, fPlePla1.1, whole genome shotgun sequence genome, one interval contains:
- the atox1 gene encoding copper transport protein ATOX1, translating to MNRRFQYKTSDMTKHEFEVAMTCEGCSGAVTRILNKLGDVKFEIDLPKKLVWIESDRDVDFLKETLKKCGKEVKYNGTK from the exons ATGAACAGACGTTTTCAATACAAGACTTCAGACATGACG AAACACGAGTTCGAGGTGGCGATGACGTGTGAGGGATGTTCAGGAGCCGTCACCAGAATCCTCAACAAACTGGGAG ATGTGAAGTTTGAGATCGACCTGCCTAAGAAGCTGGTTTGGATCGAGTCCGACAGAGACGTGGACTTTCTCAAAGAGACGCTGAAGAAATGTGGGAAGGAAGTCAAGTACAACGGCACCAAATGA